Proteins found in one Osmerus mordax isolate fOsmMor3 chromosome 20, fOsmMor3.pri, whole genome shotgun sequence genomic segment:
- the tbc1d10ab gene encoding TBC1 domain family member 10A, whose translation MARIEQSNGLQSAQSTRSLRGTMENLTDDGEAEGNSSFGSDSEVNGYSNTGERQTDKYGFIGGAQQFSGDSAEDVPPEVLRQREAKWLDMLNSWDKWMAKKHKKVKLRCQKGIPPSLRGRAWLYLSGGKVKREQNQGRFQELDSQPGDPKWVDVIERDLHRQFPFHEMFVARGGHGQQDLFRVLKAYTLHRPEEGYCQAQAPIAAVLLMHMPAEDAFWGLVQICEKYLPGYYSTGLEAIQLDGEILFALLRGVSAVAHRHLKKHKLEPILYMTEWFMCAFSRTLPWASVLRVWDMFLCEGVKIIFRVGLVLLRCMLGSQEKLKACQGLYETMELLRAIDARYMQESFLVREVIELPVAERDIEKENLAQLRRWKESRGELLCKSPPRMHGAKAIMAAEPPSRHDLRQKPTIVVESPPATRSDKEETRGDEGMKSGSPPPGAANPHPSSRGPSPLKDTPLQGSNQSLDTYL comes from the exons ATGGCAAGAATTGAGCAAAGCAATGGACTCCAGTCAGCACAGTCCACCAGAAGTTTACGAGGAACCATGGAAAACCTGACAGATGATGGAGAAGCAGAAGGGAATTCTTCTTTTGGCTCGGACTCAGAAGTGAACGGCTATTCTAAcactggggagagacagacggacaaaTATGGTTTTATTGGAGGTGCCCAACAGTTTTCAGGAGACTC AGCAGAGGACGTTCCCCCTGAGGtgctgaggcagagggaggccaaATGGCTGGACATGCTCAACAGCTGGGACAAGTGGATGGCCAAGAAACACAAGAAG GTGAAGTTGCGCTGTCAGAAGGGGATCCCCCCGTCTCTGCGCGGCCGGGCTTGGCTCTACCTGTCCGGGGGAAAGGTCAAGAGGGAGCAGAACCAGGGGAGGTTCCAG GAACTGGACAGCCAGCCTGGAGATCCAAAGTGGGTGGACGTGATCGAGCGGGACCTCCACAGGCAGTTCCCTTTCCATGAGATGTTCGTGGCGAGGGGAGGCCATGG GCAGCAGGACTTGTTCCGTGTGCTGAAGGCCTACACACTACACCGCCCTGAGGAGGGCTACTGTCAGGCCCAGGCGCCCATCGCTGCTGTTCTCCTCATGCACATGCCCGcagag GATGCATTCTGGGGTCTGGTCCAGATTTGTGAGAAGTACCTACCTGGATACTACAGCACAGGGCTG GAGGCGATCCAACTGGACGGGGAGATTCTGTTCGCCCTGCTGAGGGGCGTGTCGGCCGTGGCCCACCGTCACCTGAAGAAGCACAAGCTGGAGCCCATCCTCTACATGACCGAGTGGTTCATGTGCGCCTTCTCCCGAACCCTTCCCTGGGCCTCCGTGCTGCGGGTCTGGGACATGTTCCTCTGCGAGG GGGTTAAGATCATCTTCCGGGTGGGCCTGGTGCTGctgaggtgcatgctgggatctcAGGAGAAGCTCAAGGCGTGCCAGGGCCTGTATGAGACCATGGAGCTGCTGAGGGCGATAGACGCACGCTACATGCAGGAGAGCTTCCTGGTTCGAGAG gtcatcGAGCTGCCGGTGGCGGAGAGAGACATCGAGAAGGAGAACCTGGCCCAGCTGAGGCGCTGGAAGGAGAGCCGCGGCGAGCTGCTCTGCAAGTCCCCTCCCAGGATGCACGGCGCCAAGGCCATCATGGCGGCCGAGCCGCCGAGTCGCCACGACCTGAGACAGAAGCCCACCATCGTGGTGGAGTCGCCCCCGGCAACCCGGAGCGACAAGGAGGAGACCCGAGGGGACGAGGGGATGAAAAGCGGCAGCCCGCCTCCGGGAGCAGCCAATCCCCACCCTTCCTCCAGAGGCCCCTCCCCCTTGAAGGACACGCCCTTGCAGGGCTCCAATCAGAGCTTAGACACCTACCTGTaa
- the LOC136964185 gene encoding apelin receptor B-like encodes MEDVTDYYYDYEDTENDTMCDYSEWKPSYSLIPVLYMLIFILGLSGNGVVIFTVWRAKGKRRAADVYIGNLALADLTFVVTLPLWAVYTALGYHWPFGVALCKLSSYVVLLNMYASVFCLTCMSFDRYLAIVHSLSSTQLRTRGRMHGSLAAIWLTSGLLAAPTLIFRSTKHDEGTNRTSCAMDFSMVVKDKWQENLWVAGLSISSSALGFVLPFLAMMVCYCVIGCTVTRHFNSLRKEDQRKRRLLKIITTLVVVFTACWMPFHVLKSADALSYLNLVPDTCAFLRFLLLAHPYATCLAYVNSCLNPFLYAFFDLHFRSQCLCLLNLKKAMHASPASSLSSQKTEAQSLATKV; translated from the coding sequence ATGGAGGACGTTACCGACTACTACTACGACTACGAGGATACGGAGAATGACACCATGTGCGATTACTCTGAGTGGAAGCCATCCTACTCCCTCATCCCTGTCCTGTACATGCTCATCTTCATCCTGGGCCTCTCCGGCAACGGCGTGGTCATCTTCACCGTGTGGAGGGCCAAGGGCAAGCGGCGCGCGGCCGACGTCTACATCGGCAACCTGGCCCTGGCCGACCTCACCTTCGTGGTCACCCTGCCCCTGTGGGCGGTGTACACGGCGCTGGGCTACCACTGGCCGTTCGGCGTGGCCCTCTGCAAGCTCAGCAGCTACGTGGTGCTGCTCAACATGTACGCCAGCGTCTTCTGCCTCACCTGCATGAGCTTCGACCGCTACCTGGCCATCGTCCACTCGCTGTCCAGCACGCAGCTGCGCACGCGGGGCCGCATGCACGGCTCCCTCGCCGCCATCTGGCTGACGTCGGGCCTGCTGGCCGCCCCCACGCTGATCTTCCGCTCCACCAAGCACGACGAGGGCACCAACCGCACGTCGTGCGCCATGGACTTCAGCATGGTGGTGAAGGACAAGTGGCAGGAGAACCTGTGGGTGGCCGGCCTCAGCATCTCCTCGTCGGCCCTGGGCTTCGTGCTGCCCTTCCTGGCCATGATGGTGTGCTACTGCGTCATCGGCTGCACGGTCACGCGCCACTTTAACAGCCTCCGCAAGGAGGACCAGCGCAAGCGGCGCCTGCTGAAGATCATCACCACGCTGGTGGTGGTGTTCACCGCCTGCTGGATGCCCTTCCACGTGCTGAAGAGCGCCGACGCCCTCTCCTACCTGAACCTGGTGCCGGACACGTGCGCCTTCCTGCGCTTCCTCCTGCTGGCGCACCCCTACGCCACCTGCCTGGCGTACGTCAACAGCTGCCTCAACCCCTTCCTCTACGCCTTCTTCGACCTGCACTTCCGCTCCCAGTGCCTGTGCCTGCTCaacctgaagaaggccatgcACGCCAGCCCGGccagctccctctcctcccagaagACCGAGGCCCAGTCCCTGGCCACGAAGGTGTGA
- the nfkbil1 gene encoding NF-kappa-B inhibitor-like protein 1 → MVCRKQKRVWKYVEGGSLLKLKSYLRKHKDLNLNFIQGKKERTPLHIACSHGDDAILRLLLKHGADVFQKDRKGDTPLHIAANRALKHGTREYNDLVVPLLRINPDIMIISNNAGITPQDLLQWMRTEKNQKPSTSTSSLHKSNPEKEWQEKLFGECQDEFFETFGQYDDDEFLQDDADEEDFGFWADRIRTEYFAKQHAQAQRLAASGSGGKKRKGKAETEEEERSRKELHERLQREHAEYLARAARKEEETRQGKKQRYEEKCAATFQSGTSTATTKLSYGDIPWPAPKGTVEEMVEVMLHGADREDVPVFRKVLRRQQAVWHPDRFDQRCGARLQEKDKQRILDTVTALSQELNRLAQTLR, encoded by the exons ATGGTGTGTCGTAAACAAAAACGAGTTTGGAAATACGTTGAAGGGGGTAGTCTACTGAAGCTAAAATCCTACCTGCGTAAACATAAAGACCTCAACCTCAACTTTAttcagggaaaaaaagagagaacccCGTTGCACATAGCCTGCTCACACGGGGATGATGCTATTCTCCGACTACTATTGAAACATGGAGCTGACGTTTTTCAGAAAGATCGTAAAGGCGACACACCTCTACACATTGCAGCAAACAGGGCTCTCAAGCACGGCACGAGAG AATATAATGACCTCGTTGTACCTCTTCTAAGAATAAATCCGGATATCATGATCATATCAAATAATGCCGGAATTACACCTCAGGACCTGCTACAATGGATGAGGACTGAAAAG AACCAAAAGCCTTCCACAAGTACGAGCTCTTTGCACAAAAGCAACCCTGAGAAGGAATGGCAAGAAAAGCTTTTTGGGGAGTGCCAGGATGAGTTCTTTGAAACCTTTGGACAATACGATG ACGATGAATTTTTACAAGACGACGCAGATGAGGAAGACTTTGGCTTCTGGGCCGACCGAATCAGAACCGAGTACTTTGCGAAGCAGCATGCCCAGGCCCAAAGACTGGCAGCCTCTGGCTCGGGGGGAAAGAAGAGGAAGGGTAAGGCGGaaacggaggaagaggagcgaaGCCGCAAGGAGCTGCACGAGAGGCTGCAGAGAGAGCACGCCGAGTACCTGGCGAGGGCGGcgcggaaggaggaggagactcGCCAGGGGAAGAAACAACGCTACGAAGAGAAATGTGCAGCCACCTTCCAGAGCGGCACGTCAACCGCCACCACCAAGCTGAGCTACGGGGACATCCCCTGGCCCGCCCCCAAGGGCAccgtggaggagatggtggaggtgatgcTGCACGGGGCGGACAGGGAGGACGTGCCGGTGTTCCGGAAGGTGCTGCGGAGACAGCAGGCCGTCTGGCACCCGGACCGATTCGACCAGCGCTGCGGAGCCCGTCTGCAGGAGAAAGACAAGCAGAGGATCCTGGATACAGTCACGGCTCTCTCCCAGGAACTCAACAGGCTGGCTCAGACCCTGAGGTGA